A region of Granulibacter bethesdensis DNA encodes the following proteins:
- the thyX gene encoding FAD-dependent thymidylate synthase — MTLSIEQQADIEAARAQSTATRRATVPALENMLYEAVPVLDHGFVRVIDYMGDDAAIVQAARVSYGKGTRHVTEDAGLIRYLMRHRHSTPFEMCEIKYHIKLPIFVARQWIRHRTANVNEYSARYSVMDREFYIPAPEHLAAQSVSNRQGRGDVLQGEEAATVLRLLREDAETCHTHYLAMLNENGADPDRQGLARELARMNLTLNTYTQWYWKTDLHNLLHFLSLRADPHAQYEIRVYADAMIRSVEAWVPLAMAAFREYRLGAFTFSAAMLAVLRRRLSGEAVSQENSGLSRREWQDMEAALSAQATL, encoded by the coding sequence ATGACACTCAGCATCGAACAGCAGGCGGATATTGAAGCCGCCCGTGCCCAGTCAACCGCCACGCGGCGTGCGACCGTCCCTGCGCTGGAGAATATGCTGTATGAAGCCGTACCGGTGCTGGATCACGGCTTTGTCCGTGTGATCGACTATATGGGGGATGACGCCGCCATCGTGCAGGCGGCTCGCGTCTCCTACGGCAAGGGCACCCGCCATGTGACCGAGGATGCCGGGCTGATCCGCTATCTGATGCGCCACCGGCACTCCACCCCGTTCGAGATGTGCGAGATCAAATATCACATCAAACTGCCGATTTTCGTGGCCCGGCAGTGGATTCGTCATCGCACTGCCAATGTGAACGAATATTCGGCCCGCTACTCGGTGATGGATCGGGAATTCTATATCCCCGCGCCCGAGCATCTGGCAGCACAATCCGTCAGCAACCGGCAGGGACGGGGTGATGTGCTTCAGGGGGAAGAAGCCGCGACGGTACTGCGTCTGCTGCGCGAGGATGCGGAGACCTGCCACACCCATTACCTCGCCATGCTGAACGAGAACGGCGCCGATCCGGACCGGCAGGGGCTGGCGCGGGAGCTGGCGCGCATGAACCTGACCCTGAACACCTACACCCAGTGGTACTGGAAAACCGACCTGCACAATCTGCTGCATTTCCTGTCCCTGCGCGCCGATCCGCATGCGCAGTACGAGATCCGCGTCTATGCGGACGCCATGATACGCAGCGTGGAGGCTTGGGTGCCGCTGGCCATGGCCGCATTCCGCGAATACCGTCTGGGTGCCTTCACCTTCTCTGCCGCCATGCTCGCCGTCCTGCGCAGACGGTTGAGCGGCGAGGCCGTCAGTCAGGAAAACAGCGGACTGAGTCGACGGGAATGGCAGGATATGGAAGCCGCTCTCTCCGCTCAGGCAACACTGTAA
- a CDS encoding ribokinase, with protein MIVFGSINLDLLLSVPSLPEPGQTLLALNSHHAPGGKGANQAVAAARDGASVRMIGAVGDDGFAEAALYGLQQAGVDLGAVRQVQDRTGLASICIDHEGRNHIVVAPGANRAVRAAWIEENWLLAGTVLVTQMEVPPDETASCLHRAKQAGMLTVLNLAPAAPLPLETMREVDILVINEDEAAWLARHLQTNNSVTSLHALLGSTVIKTLGADGVHIADAEGTTSLPAFPVSAIDTTGAGDCFVGVLAAALEQGASTIEAARRAIIASALCCTRPGAQTASPTQHEIEAACGKRQEQITQSDG; from the coding sequence ATGATTGTCTTCGGTTCCATCAATCTTGACCTGCTATTGTCTGTTCCTTCCCTGCCGGAGCCGGGGCAAACCCTGCTTGCCCTGAACAGCCACCATGCTCCGGGCGGCAAAGGTGCCAATCAAGCCGTAGCTGCGGCGCGGGATGGTGCCAGCGTGCGGATGATCGGGGCCGTTGGTGACGATGGTTTTGCCGAGGCTGCACTATACGGACTGCAACAGGCGGGAGTTGATCTCGGCGCAGTGCGACAGGTGCAGGACAGAACCGGCCTGGCCTCCATCTGCATTGACCATGAAGGACGCAACCACATCGTCGTTGCACCCGGCGCCAATCGCGCCGTGCGGGCGGCGTGGATTGAAGAAAACTGGCTGCTCGCCGGCACTGTGCTGGTCACGCAGATGGAGGTTCCACCTGACGAAACAGCTTCCTGCCTGCATCGTGCGAAGCAGGCCGGTATGCTGACTGTGCTGAACCTTGCCCCCGCTGCTCCCTTGCCGCTGGAAACAATGCGAGAGGTGGATATTCTGGTCATCAATGAAGATGAGGCCGCATGGCTGGCCCGTCATCTCCAGACCAATAACAGCGTCACTTCCCTTCATGCCTTGCTCGGCAGCACCGTGATCAAGACACTGGGCGCTGACGGCGTCCATATCGCTGATGCGGAAGGAACAACATCCCTGCCTGCTTTTCCAGTCTCCGCCATCGATACGACCGGTGCGGGAGATTGCTTCGTCGGGGTACTTGCCGCGGCACTGGAACAGGGCGCATCCACCATAGAAGCCGCCCGACGCGCCATCATCGCCAGCGCGCTCTGCTGTACCCGGCCCGGCGCACAGACAGCCTCACCGACGCAGCATGAAATTGAAGCGGCGTGTGGTAAGCGACAGGAGCAAATTACCCAATCAGACGGCTGA
- a CDS encoding N-formylglutamate amidohydrolase has product MAHNSLLQAPEDAAPVIVLRPEAKTDILLVVDHAGRAIPRHLGLLGLPPTELDRHIAWDIGIAGVSEALSQHLDATCIMQRYSRLVIDCNRPLHVPSAIPEISEDTWIPGNAGLDEAAREARRAEIYAPYHARIAAELDRRVGRPTVLVAMHSFTPVYKGEVREMQAGVLYNHHTALPHIMLDLLRAENGLVVGDNAPYSVSDETDYTVPFHAERRGLPYLEMEIRQDLIADAAGQAEWAERMARLLRIGISRLIG; this is encoded by the coding sequence ATGGCGCATAACAGCCTGTTGCAGGCCCCCGAGGATGCGGCACCGGTCATTGTGCTGCGACCGGAGGCCAAAACGGATATTCTGCTGGTGGTGGATCATGCAGGCCGGGCCATTCCCCGTCATCTGGGCCTGCTGGGATTGCCTCCGACGGAGCTGGACCGGCATATCGCCTGGGATATCGGCATTGCAGGCGTGAGTGAGGCTTTGTCGCAGCATCTGGATGCAACCTGCATCATGCAGCGTTATTCCCGGCTGGTGATCGACTGCAACCGCCCGCTGCATGTGCCGAGCGCCATTCCGGAGATCAGCGAAGACACCTGGATTCCCGGTAACGCAGGGCTTGATGAGGCAGCGCGTGAAGCGCGTCGGGCGGAAATTTATGCTCCGTATCACGCCCGTATTGCCGCCGAGCTGGATCGCCGGGTCGGACGTCCCACGGTTCTGGTGGCCATGCACAGCTTCACACCGGTTTACAAAGGCGAGGTGAGGGAGATGCAGGCAGGCGTTCTGTATAATCACCATACGGCGTTGCCGCATATCATGCTGGACCTGCTCCGTGCGGAGAACGGGCTGGTGGTGGGGGATAACGCCCCTTACAGCGTGAGTGACGAGACGGATTATACGGTGCCCTTCCATGCCGAGCGTCGCGGCTTGCCCTATCTGGAGATGGAAATCCGTCAGGATCTGATCGCCGATGCGGCAGGTCAGGCGGAATGGGCGGAGCGTATGGCGCGTCTGCTGCGCATCGGTATCAGCCGTCTGATTGGGTAA
- a CDS encoding ABC transporter substrate-binding protein, whose translation MKCRFAGIIAAGVAVIMTLVASGAGAQEKQDTSPSVLGVGFLPGVNQDFLRKNMLADLEARTHLKLRFFQWNGDVDALGHLDGQADSVLEWPEAALDAACEHGLVLPLAKVLDNSDPHHASTGEAGQGNTQAAPAPVSPISPDNAKPSATAGNAQRNPVPHKSASAGMDWLPQGQGKCGLGAWMRSMVLVWDVSKFQSVEGWADFWDIAKYPGKRGLHRGAEGNLEIALMADGVSPGDVYNVLSGKDGQDRAFRKLAQLRPYIVWWETDAQAVHLMASGQVLMESAPAEQIFLADRAAETGAPTATGKILRYGVQWSGNLYRIGWWAAPSGANPAIVQDFLRAWAGKEVQQAMAGQTGLGTFSREALAGLSPQIIRWMPTMDNHWQKGLKIDAAFWAKNGAMLNERFNQLMK comes from the coding sequence ATGAAATGTCGGTTTGCTGGCATTATCGCGGCTGGTGTCGCCGTGATCATGACCCTTGTCGCTTCCGGGGCAGGGGCGCAGGAGAAGCAGGATACGTCGCCTTCTGTTCTGGGAGTAGGTTTTCTGCCGGGGGTCAATCAGGATTTCCTGCGCAAAAACATGCTGGCCGATCTGGAAGCACGGACGCATCTGAAGCTTCGTTTCTTCCAGTGGAATGGTGACGTTGATGCACTCGGTCATCTGGATGGGCAGGCTGACAGCGTGCTCGAATGGCCGGAAGCAGCCCTGGATGCTGCCTGTGAGCATGGTCTGGTACTGCCGCTGGCCAAGGTACTGGACAATTCCGACCCTCATCATGCTTCGACCGGAGAAGCGGGGCAGGGCAATACCCAGGCCGCACCCGCACCAGTTTCGCCGATATCCCCTGACAATGCGAAGCCATCTGCCACAGCAGGCAATGCGCAGCGTAATCCTGTGCCGCACAAATCGGCCTCAGCAGGTATGGACTGGTTGCCGCAGGGGCAGGGCAAATGCGGGCTGGGCGCATGGATGCGCAGTATGGTTCTGGTCTGGGATGTGTCCAAATTCCAATCCGTGGAAGGCTGGGCAGATTTCTGGGATATCGCCAAATATCCCGGCAAGCGCGGCTTGCATCGTGGGGCGGAAGGCAATCTGGAAATTGCCCTGATGGCTGATGGGGTATCGCCGGGCGATGTCTATAACGTGCTTTCCGGCAAGGACGGTCAGGATCGCGCCTTCCGAAAGCTGGCTCAGCTCCGTCCCTATATCGTGTGGTGGGAGACGGATGCGCAGGCTGTGCATCTGATGGCATCCGGGCAGGTACTGATGGAAAGCGCGCCGGCGGAGCAGATTTTTCTTGCTGACCGGGCCGCTGAAACGGGTGCTCCGACGGCAACGGGAAAGATCCTGCGCTATGGTGTGCAATGGAGCGGCAATCTCTACCGGATCGGCTGGTGGGCTGCTCCGTCCGGGGCCAATCCGGCGATTGTGCAGGATTTTCTGAGGGCATGGGCCGGGAAGGAGGTCCAGCAGGCTATGGCCGGACAAACCGGCCTCGGCACTTTTTCCCGTGAGGCACTGGCCGGGTTGTCGCCGCAGATCATCCGCTGGATGCCCACAATGGACAATCATTGGCAGAAGGGGCTGAAAATCGATGCCGCATTCTGGGCTAAAAATGGTGCGATGCTGAACGAGCGCTTCAACCAGTTGATGAAATAA
- a CDS encoding enoyl-CoA hydratase/isomerase family protein, with translation MEQENLISPVQTVTIRQTGLTGWITLDRPSALNALNGEMIRAIQQTLDRWRDDPAVTAIILQGMGRAFCAGADVRRLREAVLADDMDFVETFFRDEYTLDYTIATYPKPILALIDGLCVGGGMGLAMHSHILVATRAASFGMPETAIGLFPDVGASQVLPQLRGRTGLYMALTGRPIPAGMAHAAGLLTHLWPGEMSELVAGLERHGLAALVETDLPVPSSAFDHVFSLIDTCFSGASLTDILGALASETSQWGQETLAALREKSPAALCWTFEMMRTGQHLTLQQALNRDLAMAMTVTRLPDFAEGIRALLVDKDRTPRWQDARVEDVDPAMIASVLQSAASYPGTFC, from the coding sequence GTGGAACAAGAAAACCTGATTTCCCCCGTCCAGACCGTTACAATCCGGCAAACCGGCCTGACCGGCTGGATCACGCTCGACCGTCCCTCGGCGCTCAATGCGCTGAATGGGGAGATGATACGCGCCATTCAGCAGACTCTGGACCGCTGGCGCGATGACCCAGCCGTCACCGCCATCATATTGCAGGGCATGGGGCGTGCTTTCTGTGCCGGAGCCGACGTGCGCCGTCTGCGGGAGGCCGTGCTGGCCGACGATATGGACTTCGTGGAAACATTTTTCCGCGATGAGTATACGCTTGATTATACCATTGCGACCTATCCGAAGCCGATTCTCGCCCTGATCGACGGACTATGTGTCGGTGGCGGCATGGGGCTGGCGATGCATTCCCATATTCTGGTTGCGACCCGCGCTGCCTCCTTCGGCATGCCGGAAACAGCAATCGGCCTGTTTCCCGATGTCGGCGCCAGCCAGGTACTGCCTCAACTGCGAGGCCGGACCGGACTTTACATGGCACTGACCGGACGCCCCATCCCCGCCGGGATGGCCCATGCTGCCGGACTTCTTACTCATCTCTGGCCCGGAGAAATGTCCGAGCTGGTTGCCGGTCTGGAAAGGCACGGTCTGGCCGCGCTGGTGGAAACCGATCTTCCCGTCCCTTCCTCCGCCTTTGACCATGTTTTCTCACTGATCGACACTTGCTTCTCCGGCGCATCGCTCACCGATATTCTCGGCGCACTTGCCAGCGAGACAAGCCAGTGGGGGCAGGAAACACTTGCCGCCCTGCGCGAGAAATCACCCGCTGCGCTGTGCTGGACCTTCGAGATGATGCGGACCGGTCAGCACCTGACCCTTCAACAAGCCCTGAACCGCGATCTGGCCATGGCCATGACCGTCACCAGACTGCCTGATTTTGCGGAGGGTATTCGTGCCCTGCTGGTAGACAAGGACCGCACGCCCCGCTGGCAGGATGCGCGGGTCGAGGATGTCGATCCCGCCATGATCGCCAGCGTGTTGCAGTCCGCTGCATCCTATCCGGGCACATTTTGCTGA
- a CDS encoding cation diffusion facilitator family transporter, producing the protein MADDHHSGGMASASSSRLVVFAALGGNFAIAVMKFAAAASTGSSAMLSEAVHSLVDTGNQLLMLWGMRCAARPATPEHPFGHGLELYFWSFMVAVLIFGLGAGVSIFEGIEKLRHPVSVTNVWPNYLVLGGSFVFEGIVWLLAMRAFLRQKGRLGVLEAAQASKDPTVFTVLFEDTAALLGLLTAGVGLGLAQWLHRPAFDAMASLVIGGILAVTAMFLARESRSLLIGESAPQAVREHIRRIVASEPGVVCANEILTMHFGPSEVLVAISMDFENQRSAGAVEAAVSRIEQRIRSSYPEVRRVFVEAQGFESHRAFDQQNVPG; encoded by the coding sequence ATGGCAGATGATCATCATAGTGGCGGGATGGCATCCGCTTCTTCTTCCCGTCTCGTCGTTTTTGCCGCACTGGGCGGCAATTTCGCGATCGCCGTCATGAAATTCGCAGCGGCGGCTTCCACCGGTTCTTCCGCAATGCTGAGTGAGGCGGTGCATTCGCTGGTTGATACTGGCAATCAACTGCTGATGCTGTGGGGCATGAGATGTGCGGCCCGTCCCGCCACGCCCGAGCACCCGTTTGGTCATGGGCTGGAGCTTTATTTCTGGAGCTTCATGGTCGCGGTGCTGATTTTCGGTCTTGGCGCAGGTGTTTCGATCTTCGAGGGGATCGAAAAGCTGCGTCACCCCGTTTCTGTCACCAATGTCTGGCCGAATTACCTCGTGCTGGGTGGGAGCTTTGTGTTCGAGGGCATTGTCTGGCTGCTGGCGATGCGTGCTTTCCTCCGTCAGAAGGGCAGGCTTGGTGTGCTGGAGGCAGCACAGGCCAGCAAAGATCCGACCGTGTTCACTGTCCTGTTTGAGGATACCGCCGCATTGCTCGGCCTGTTGACGGCGGGAGTCGGGCTGGGGCTGGCGCAATGGCTGCATCGGCCGGCTTTCGATGCCATGGCCTCGCTGGTGATTGGCGGCATATTGGCGGTTACGGCGATGTTTCTGGCTCGTGAAAGTCGCTCTCTGCTGATCGGCGAGTCTGCGCCGCAAGCAGTGCGGGAGCACATTCGCCGGATTGTGGCGTCAGAACCAGGTGTGGTCTGTGCCAATGAAATCCTGACCATGCATTTTGGCCCGTCCGAGGTTCTGGTGGCGATCAGCATGGATTTCGAGAACCAGCGCAGCGCCGGGGCCGTTGAAGCCGCCGTTTCCCGGATCGAGCAGCGTATCAGAAGCAGCTATCCCGAAGTCAGGCGGGTCTTCGTTGAGGCGCAGGGCTTCGAGAGCCACCGCGCCTTTGATCAGCAAAATGTGCCCGGATAG
- a CDS encoding lytic transglycosylase domain-containing protein produces the protein MDHIHPPSASLRRKAFRPAFGKLACVALLALMTACGNHSGRVNESQEAAQYQARASRNYSAPGPAEDPWGPYISEASQRFDVPERWVREVMRVESGGRLFHNGDLVTSPVGAMGLMQVMPGTYDELKVRYSLGEDAYDPHNNILAGTAYLRELYDLYGSPAFLAAYNAGPGRVDDLVNSGRSLPQETRRYVASIAPNIDGLYPISRSPAEQLASTTLSYDQLTTGGSHFSSPRAYAALDQSSSSRHGRSRSAATHGRERTVRMASTSTHGSSSYGRHGAPVAARVQLASATSASRRGGFSLINKAEASPIQTRGVGGGGWAIQVGAYNSPHLAKAAAANAKASVTHGHTAVGTVRQRGATLYRARLTGMSRESAQAACSKINHGKGGCIVLSPDAQS, from the coding sequence ATGGATCATATCCACCCCCCCTCAGCATCGCTCCGCCGCAAGGCGTTCCGGCCTGCTTTCGGAAAACTCGCCTGCGTCGCCCTGCTGGCGTTGATGACAGCCTGTGGCAATCATAGTGGCAGAGTGAACGAAAGTCAGGAGGCAGCGCAATACCAGGCGCGTGCATCCCGTAATTATTCTGCCCCCGGCCCCGCAGAAGATCCCTGGGGCCCCTATATTTCCGAGGCTTCGCAGCGTTTCGACGTTCCCGAGCGGTGGGTCAGGGAGGTTATGCGGGTCGAATCCGGTGGCCGTCTGTTCCATAACGGCGATCTGGTGACCTCGCCAGTTGGTGCGATGGGGCTGATGCAGGTGATGCCGGGCACTTATGATGAGCTGAAGGTCCGCTATAGCCTCGGTGAAGATGCGTATGATCCCCACAATAATATCCTCGCCGGAACGGCCTATCTGAGGGAGCTTTATGACCTCTATGGTTCTCCGGCCTTTCTGGCGGCTTACAATGCCGGGCCGGGCCGGGTGGATGACCTGGTCAATAGCGGTCGCTCCCTGCCGCAGGAAACCCGCCGTTATGTGGCTTCAATTGCTCCGAATATTGACGGTCTCTATCCGATCAGTCGTTCTCCGGCCGAGCAGCTGGCTTCTACCACGCTCAGCTATGACCAGCTGACCACAGGGGGAAGCCATTTCTCCAGCCCTCGTGCCTATGCGGCGCTGGATCAATCCTCCTCTTCCAGGCATGGGCGATCCCGCTCTGCCGCCACGCATGGGCGGGAGCGGACGGTTCGTATGGCATCCACTTCAACCCATGGCTCTTCTTCCTATGGTCGACATGGTGCCCCGGTTGCCGCGCGTGTTCAGCTGGCATCAGCGACTTCCGCTTCGCGTCGGGGCGGCTTCAGCCTGATCAACAAGGCGGAAGCGTCTCCCATTCAGACTCGCGGGGTCGGGGGCGGTGGATGGGCTATTCAGGTGGGAGCCTATAACAGCCCGCATCTCGCCAAGGCAGCGGCGGCCAATGCCAAAGCCTCTGTGACGCATGGGCATACGGCTGTCGGCACCGTCAGGCAGCGCGGGGCAACCCTGTATCGGGCGCGCCTGACTGGCATGTCACGGGAATCCGCTCAGGCTGCATGCAGCAAGATCAATCATGGTAAAGGCGGCTGCATCGTGTTGTCTCCGGACGCCCAGTCCTGA
- a CDS encoding ABC transporter permease — translation MRETEFFVESGSSFRVRNRLAMQDIADGLKLMRLGCTLGLLDIKGRYRGSMLGPFWMTLSTAVMVLALGLLYSQLLGQTVAQFLPYLSLSLVLWGFLQNLIQDGCAVFTSSEGMIRAVRMPFFVHATRSIIRNLVIVAHNMLVFIAVFAFFRIWPGEAVFGAIPALLLWLIDGYALTITMGILCARFRDVPPIVSNLVQIGFYITPIIWKPEQLLYGRDYLPLNPFYALLAVLRDPILGLTPSWQVWTSALVYSTLLCIGSWFLFARVRGRIAFWI, via the coding sequence GTGCGTGAAACAGAATTTTTTGTCGAAAGCGGCAGCAGTTTCAGGGTGCGCAACCGCCTTGCCATGCAGGATATCGCCGACGGCCTGAAGCTGATGCGGCTTGGCTGCACGCTCGGGCTGCTGGATATCAAGGGACGCTATCGCGGCTCCATGCTGGGTCCGTTCTGGATGACCCTCTCCACCGCTGTGATGGTACTGGCGCTCGGGCTGCTGTATTCCCAGTTGCTCGGGCAGACCGTCGCCCAATTCCTGCCTTACCTGTCACTGTCACTGGTACTCTGGGGATTTCTCCAGAACCTCATTCAGGATGGTTGCGCTGTTTTTACCTCCTCGGAAGGCATGATCCGCGCCGTCCGCATGCCCTTTTTCGTCCATGCCACACGGTCCATCATCCGCAATCTGGTGATTGTGGCACATAACATGCTGGTCTTTATCGCCGTCTTTGCCTTTTTCAGAATTTGGCCGGGCGAGGCTGTGTTCGGTGCCATTCCGGCCCTGCTGCTCTGGTTGATCGATGGATACGCATTGACCATCACGATGGGGATTCTCTGCGCCCGTTTCCGTGACGTGCCGCCCATCGTCTCCAACCTCGTGCAGATCGGGTTCTATATCACCCCGATCATCTGGAAGCCGGAACAGCTTCTGTACGGTCGGGACTATCTGCCCCTGAACCCGTTTTACGCCTTGCTGGCCGTCCTGCGTGACCCCATTCTGGGGCTGACGCCCAGCTGGCAGGTATGGACCTCCGCCCTTGTCTACAGCACCCTGTTGTGCATCGGCAGCTGGTTCCTGTTCGCGCGCGTGCGCGGGCGTATCGCATTCTGGATCTGA
- a CDS encoding ABC transporter ATP-binding protein: protein MAFLEARNVGVDFPLYHGNARSLKRAVFNAASAGRFGQDARKRTVVQALQDVSFSLRPGDRLGLVGSNGAGKTTLLRVLAGIYEPTTGSVRASGTINALLDTTMGTNSDLSGHDNIRLRGMYSGLSREEITALEKDVETFADLKEFMHLPMRVYSSGMTIRLAFGLATSIRPQILLMDEWFSAGDFSFMSRAKARMEGLVRDSEILVLSSHSHDTVAEWCNRVIWMDQGRIVADGAPKDVLEAYLGRPLKEAERADAFVPS, encoded by the coding sequence ATGGCCTTTTTGGAAGCCCGCAATGTCGGAGTGGATTTTCCGCTCTATCATGGCAACGCCCGCAGCCTGAAACGGGCCGTGTTCAACGCGGCCTCGGCCGGACGGTTCGGGCAGGATGCCCGCAAGCGCACAGTCGTGCAGGCACTTCAGGATGTCAGCTTCTCGCTCCGTCCCGGTGACAGGCTGGGGCTGGTCGGCAGCAATGGCGCCGGCAAGACCACATTGCTGCGCGTGCTGGCCGGTATCTATGAGCCGACGACCGGCAGCGTGCGGGCCAGCGGCACCATCAACGCCCTGCTCGATACCACAATGGGCACCAATTCCGACCTCAGCGGCCACGACAATATCCGGTTGCGCGGCATGTATTCCGGCCTTTCCCGCGAGGAAATCACCGCGCTGGAAAAAGACGTCGAGACCTTTGCCGATCTGAAAGAGTTCATGCACCTGCCAATGCGGGTCTATTCCTCCGGCATGACAATCCGGCTGGCTTTTGGACTGGCCACCTCGATCAGACCACAGATCCTGCTGATGGATGAGTGGTTCTCGGCCGGGGATTTCAGCTTCATGAGCCGCGCCAAAGCCCGTATGGAGGGGTTGGTCAGAGACTCCGAAATCCTGGTCTTGTCGAGCCATTCCCATGACACGGTCGCAGAATGGTGTAACCGAGTGATCTGGATGGATCAGGGACGTATCGTGGCGGATGGTGCTCCGAAGGATGTGCTGGAAGCCTATCTCGGCCGTCCGCTGAAAGAGGCCGAGCGCGCCGACGCCTTTGTTCCATCGTAA
- a CDS encoding phosphatase PAP2 family protein, with amino-acid sequence MTRYPTLCRHLLTVTLLITPAVFTASLPAAYAAEDEAASTGWYFPAQALPLAKVLAPPPAPGSAAQEKDLKTVRKAEAARTPELIAAVKADAHISVYRFADVMGPGFTPENLPLADKMFRHMSDDIRIAIMDAKKEFNRPRPFVVDPKITTIVPQPPNASYPSGHTAFAYANAIVLAAMVPEKAAEIFARAHLYGLHRIMGGVHFPTDVEAGKVSGSVIGSNFLQSPRFQADFTAARKEVRHALGLPETP; translated from the coding sequence ATGACGAGATATCCTACGCTGTGCCGCCACCTTCTGACAGTGACATTGCTGATAACCCCGGCCGTTTTTACGGCCTCCCTGCCTGCGGCTTATGCGGCAGAGGACGAAGCCGCCAGCACGGGATGGTATTTCCCGGCACAAGCCCTGCCGCTGGCAAAAGTACTGGCTCCGCCGCCTGCCCCCGGCTCCGCCGCGCAGGAGAAGGATCTGAAGACCGTACGCAAGGCTGAAGCTGCCCGCACACCGGAGTTGATCGCGGCCGTCAAGGCAGACGCTCATATCAGCGTCTATCGCTTCGCCGATGTCATGGGGCCGGGCTTCACGCCAGAGAACCTGCCGCTGGCCGACAAGATGTTCAGGCATATGTCCGACGATATCCGCATTGCCATCATGGATGCCAAGAAAGAGTTCAACCGCCCCCGCCCCTTCGTGGTGGATCCGAAAATCACCACCATCGTGCCGCAGCCACCCAACGCCTCCTATCCCAGCGGACACACGGCCTTCGCCTATGCCAATGCCATCGTGCTCGCCGCCATGGTGCCGGAGAAAGCCGCCGAGATTTTTGCCCGCGCTCATCTTTACGGGCTGCACCGCATCATGGGCGGAGTGCATTTTCCGACCGATGTCGAGGCAGGCAAAGTCTCCGGCAGCGTGATCGGCAGTAATTTCCTGCAATCTCCCCGGTTTCAGGCTGATTTCACTGCTGCCCGCAAGGAAGTGCGTCATGCGCTGGGCCTGCCTGAAACACCCTGA